The DNA sequence taataaaccaacctttaatttaaatcacttaAAAGGCTTTAAATATAGCTTCTTAATTGTAGTTAATCATAAGACTAACaacaatctttaataatttaattaaaaatttatttaatttaaaattatgtctgTTTTTGTGtgtctataatatattttaagccaCGGCAGAACACAAATATgagtttataaaatgttggaataaagatataaagatattttaaggaataaagaaatataggtAATGGCAAGTAACCTTATCTGAAACTCATGTATGTAGTTTCATTACACTTGTGTGTATATAGATATCGGcgcaattcttattatttaaataactaataattgggggtagttgaaattatcggGTGTCACCCGAATAACCACTTGGGTAGCCACCTGtgcaagtgtagtcacaacaatgttggtataaatagaggcgagaaTACAGATTACGGATAGTCTCGCTCGAGCCATTGGAAGTATCGGGcctcttcgaagtaaggggTACATCAAATCGTCTACGAGGTTACCTTCAATAGCCTTAGAGCCCGACGAAATTCAAGAAAATAGGCATTGGTGACGTGGCAGTggtgctgacgtcactctttttaaaaaccatggcttggaccctactccgacatatatataaatatatttatttatccacATTTGTTGACAATATTATACtagttaaataactttattaaatacttcatATCAAATGAATACAATGCAATTTATTTGGGTACTAAGCTAGAATGGACATTGTCCTAagttatattacatacaataaaGCAAACTCAATTAAACaatgatagaaatattttttttaactcaagAATGTCAGTGGATTGGTTCAGTATACCAGTAATTGTCCGTTTAAATAAAGTGAAGAAAATATGGAAAAGAATCTCTGAACGGTAAAACTTGAAGCTCTACATGTGTTACAACTTTGTCGGACTTGGAGCGCTTTgtactttttctttatatttccatTTCCTTAGTCTCGGGCACTTTCAAACTTCAAAATTTGCGAGTATGCGATATGTAgtattgaaaacatttaaaatgttttcaagtTGACATATGAATAAACGTTATGCATAGTCTAACTTATAGATGTGATCTCATTTCACATAATATGATAACgtaacatttacatacatataagtgGATTGtctgtttgaaatttttaattactaattcTATGCCCTACGCATATAAAAAAGCAttcattgaaatgtttatttttacgtcTGCTTTTTGGTTCAAGTAAGGTTTGAAGCAGCAGGAAAGATTTTGACGAAACTTTCAAGGACAGATAGCTGATGtagtaaaaagtaattatatgtaaaatcttTGCTagcacatatttaaaattttacaatgttttttgGTGACTacgtaaatttataacattatttttaaatttttccgacgtttcgatttACAGAAACAGTGATCTTAGTTATAATACAGTAATCACGGTtgctttaaagtaattaaaatatcggaaaaatgtaaaaataaaattatcatattatccaaaattatggttttattgtaatagaaaCCTTAGATTAATTTCGTTTTAGGAAttctattgatttaattaatataaattataaaaaaataatagttccgCAATAACGACTACGACACAGCCAGTGATTCATATAATTGCGAGATTGGTTCAAAgttgtttttatgaaaatgattCTAAGGAGACATTGACctccaaataattataagcaacacataatatgaaaataatagctTTAGTTTAGAATCTCTACTATTTTTTACCTGGACATGAACACCTTTTGGCCAAGACTATTCCAAATAAAGTTCCGAGATTTGTCCGTTGTAATGCTTCATTCAAGGTTTCATTGTTTCCAGGCaaagaaactttaataaattagttatatttagtttcaaaactgataaaatattacgctggctgttaaacatatttgctgaaatatatttttgcatcgATACAttgattcaaattaaatgtaggCATCTTGGAAACATAAAGATAGatattgatatgaaacaaagtaattttttttacaaaataattcctATTTTATGTCtaattgtaatttgtatttattacaggtattattgttttaaaatactagcTAAACCTTTGAGCTTTTATCATTTTCTTAATGATGTTCATATTTGATGAGAAGCTaactagtaaaattaaaatcagtcGGTATTAAACTGAACAACGCTCTCCATATATAATAACGATCCattccaaaatatataacgagCAGGTACGATAACTACGTACACGCAACATTTATCAGCTAATAGTTAAAAAACGaggttgtaataataaaaaaaaaatatgttatgcaTTCCTTAAAACAGGAACGATCTCTAAAACAAGGAATCATTAACTcaacaatatcttttttttatagttataaaataaacattaaaaatattcttgaatataatttacacaTAGACAATAAGGTTTCGACGAGATGTagccaaaattaaatatagcaagtttttattttataaacatggtataagtattaaattgtGTGATTCAGACAATTGACTTCAATGTAACCTcgttttcattacttttataactaaGCATAtcattaaatcaattaaaattttcatccgGCCTACATAGCTTCGTTGTAATTCTTTTGTTATGTCACCGTCGGATAAGTGCCActgtaatattgtttgttgtaCGCTTATTATGAGCTTCAATCTTCACTTCATACGAAGCGTTTTccgttttttattcaacaaccCACGTTAATGCTATAATGTGACGAGAtttatcaagaaaaaaaatgctaacgctccgtatgtagccTGCTGATGCTAACTTGGAATAGGCGTACtggttattattgtatttaagttGTCATATACGATGGCATTTGTATAGTTTGCTCCGAGGCCGTAagcgtaaaaataaattaatattgaaatggccatatctgtttattttaaataatatctaatattaatattgaaggaaaatttttgtttctaaaatgaatgaataaagTTATACACTGGTGGCCCATATGTATCACGATTTATTGCTTTTGATCTTCAGTTAgctttcttcttcttcttaatCGTGCCCTCACTGCAGAGGATCGTGATTCTAGAGTTTCTGGGTAAGCTGCTTCAATAGAAGCCCAATAGGGCACGGTTAGTTGTTTGATCGAGTGCGACGCTGTCAGATATTTCCAGGTGTTCTGGAGTTTGGTCTGACCACCTTGTAGGATTTGGGCCTCTAGGTCGTTTACCGTCCATTTTTCCAGTCATTATCAGGCATTCAAGGCTGTCGGTAATTCTGCGAGCGACATGACCAAAGAACGCCAGTATGCGCTGCGAGCAGATATTAGATAAACGGTGaccattttgaattttgaattcttGGATTATAGAGAAGTTCGTACGGCGAGACGTCCAAGGTATGCGTAACATACAGCGCCATGACCGCATTTCAAGGGCTTTACGAAAACATACGAAAACTATACCAACTATAAAccacacatttaaaatttgaatttgtttatttttcatttattcaaatctcacttttgtataatttgtaattttttttaattctttagcAATTCAATTGAGTCTAATCCAAAAACTTGTCAAACAGAACGACGTAAACTTTAAAATGcacttcatttaatattacatataaaatttttgtatcataattaattattttctttatctttaagAAATCAATTCCTTTGTATCGAATATCTCTAGATACGTATGAAGACAAAGGattcatttttgttattcaatcatgtacaaacttttttaaccttgaaatttttagtataaaaaaatatattttttaaactatatttaaacgaTATTCAAAAAGTTCGGAATCTAACCACAAAGGTAAACAATGTAATGGAAAAAAGCATAAAATCAAACATCTAAAGAGGTTTACCTGCCGACTCGAAGGGATAATTGGACGGGAAGTAAGaaaatcaagaataaagtaaTATGCTGCCATCAAAACGACTCAACAGTTCTTAATTACGTTTATacttacgtattttttttctacaattaCAGCAATAAGaccataaatatatgaaaaatattcaccGACTTGTTGCAGAGCAAttgttaaattgtatttaaaaatatgcacTGAACTTAAAAAACAAGTGAAACTGTTATCCGTaaatttataacgaaaatGTTGAATAACTCACTGCCTTCAGTTTGAACATTATATCGCAAACAAATTCAAATTTGATTTCAAAGTAAAAGCTTTTAGGAAGTTGAATGAAGattcttttaacaaattcataaattccttttgtattttaagtaaattttgttatgcGATTGTTTGTTTTGCACGATACTCATTTATCAGTCAAACTTAATTTTGACTAAGAAATatgatttacattatttacagaaacaaataacttaagtaacaataaaattgtgaGTGTATTAGTGAGTTTACGTTGATTTCTAGATGATTTAAAGTGagcgtatatatttattttttttctataataatataaaggatatttttatgatgGCCGCTTCACTTTAATGGTTATTTGAGATTGCCACTGTAATCAGGTTTCTGACCTAATACGTGCGAAATTGTTTTTTCCGCCCCCGGCATTATGctaaagaaaaatcatttgtGAAAGGCTATCATTCTGTAGAATTtactttatctttttaatgacACTAGATACCTTTTTTATGTAGGAAATGTAAGAAAATCAAGATACGAACTTCTTTTCTAAAactcgtagttttttttaattcgttttaCACTTGCataatgtatttacatatgGGATGTAGATTTGTGACTGCTTcatcattttaaactttttctgGAAAGGTATAAACGATATAACATGCATGCTAGATTCTTAAGGgcaattttatattgagtCCGTCACTATTATAATCCTTTTATAACCCAATAACACTTTTACTCCCTCAGTGCAAATAAAAAGACAGTTATATATCATCACTTTGGATTGTccgtttacataaatataaatatatatgtatatatatatatacatatatacatctatatatctacatatatatgcaTAACCATAAAGCAGATTAttatcataacaaaatataatatattatataggaatagaattttagttacaaattaatatataccttTTAAGCCACAATAGACTTTAATAGatgaaagtttattttagtttcaaacGGCTaacatatgtgtgtatatagaATAGATGATAAAGATAggcttaaatagaaaatttataaagaaaaacagttaaatatgtatatgtatagcaggaaaacttttatttataaaagagaaGCACAGCTACAAGAACTACTGATAACTGATCAAACTCCATACAACCATGTAcacattataaatagatttttaagcACAATTTTTGcatatgtaatgtaaatagAGAATAGTTCATGCAAGTCATAATTCTTTAATCTATAAATTTCATGTCTGGTATGGATTAATTAGCAAAATATGTGGCTGAGATGTTTTTATACTTGTATTTCGATAGTTCTTCGTTGAGCAAACTTAAAAGGCAATTGAAAGTATCTTATAGCTTCCAAATATCCTGCAAGTCTTCAttctaatgaatatattaccAACTTTTATAACTTGCCTACTTAtgatatctatacatataagacagtaaaaatcgagtgtctgtacattaaatattattccgaAAAACCGATAGGAGGCAATTAAAGAAGAGTCATAGAaatcaaaaaaacaatttttggaatttttgtctgtctgtctgtctgtgtctGGTACGTTGTAACTATTCCACGGATTTGAACGCggttttcaaatatatgttaattttaatattaaaaaatatgttctaatatatgttacttttaatattaaatcttatgagaggtaacaaaaataacaagtaaCGCAGTGCGCGCGGGCGCGGTTGAAGTGTTGAACACTGTgctcgatagatggcgttgataaAATACGTCATCAACCTAGATTGTTAAGAGTCTCCGTCGTGTAATGACTACCATGCGGTTCGAAAGTTCctttttgtttgttagttGTGGTTGtctattatttgttatcatctcttttctttatattattattttaatttatatatatatatatatatatatatatatatagagccACGGGCAACTgctagtttatataatattctatgaTATTCGGCCTCTCTGATTCACCCACGACTTGCTCTGACATAGTAATTTTATGGGTTTTTCGCTTCATAATATGAAGGTTAATTGATTACGAGAAACCTACTTATGTACTTCGTAGTTTTTAACATCATAGTGAATAAAAACGTCTCTGGTCATAAATGTGTCATCTGTGACCAAGGTTGGAAAAGATGTGCATACCACCAAGGTCAAGGATTACATCTCTTGAAATTGTCCTCAAGTAAAAACATGTTTGACCACGTTTATACAggcattgtttaataaaaaaatatataaaaatggtaaaatttttcaaaactttttaatgtaataaatctatatatgaatgaaccacaaattataattatttgagaaCCATTAGttagttttcatttacattgtttcatatataggtacacaattttatttttcatatcatccagtcaatattaattcaattaatgtatattaaatataaagcttttatgttataatggtttccattaaattatttaaatgcgtCATACACAAAACAACAGATGTATTGTATGACAATAAGAGACATTTCAATTCATGCCTTGCTTTATTCGTCATGCCATTTTTGGTGAAcccgtatataatataatataacgtatTTGGAACTAATTGTTGTTCCGTATTCATTGggtgaatttttattcaaatcatgagcagttatttttctttatctactttattaaaaaatatatcgcatGTCTTTTGATAtagctatttatatttgttatatttcataaaacgtAAGTACGGTCAACACGAAAGTTGTTTTAATCTTAAACGGAAcggataaattatttgaattcctTTCATTTAGATcgcatttgtaaaaaaaaaaaataaagtgataTGACACTTTAACGAATCAATGAAACAGTAAAGCTGACTTGgttgaaatgttaaaaaacgTATAAAGGAATAGAAATAACTACAACTGAACACAGCGATAAAACACTTTGCCGCGAAAACTTCTTCATATTCCATTTCATGACTACAATCATGCATGTTGTTGATGCGTGTTTAGAATAAGCTATTTCCTTTATAGAAATTTGCCCGTGTTCAATAAACAATACacttaatatacatttacgCTCACTCCAATTTAACATTGTCATACTACGAGTACACAGTTCATACACAGTATTTGCACTTTATCATACATAAATCTTAACTCATTACTTATATCATTTCATaagtaaatattctattaaagcAGGCAATACAAACGGGAAACTTTTCGTATGTAGTGACGTCTCACATCGTCACGCAAACTTGTGGTACACAATGTGTTTATGTACAGAAATGTATCTGAAATACTCTCGTCCACATATAAGCGTGCACAACGCACGTTCGTGGTCAATAGTTTTCGTGATACGATTGTGAATAGTGACAATGTTCTCTGTGGTGAGTgtctaaaacattaataagtcAACTTTACAtcacaaatacatattatatgttcCGGTCATAATTTTGtagtcgaaaaaaaaattttgacttattactataatgtcctttatctttgtatttaaagttttaacgaATGAATTCTTATgacttttaataaacattttaaattagcaTGATACTTGTTCAcatgttacatatttattttatataatatatgcctattgagaataatttttaatttacaactaGGTACTCTAATTCatactatattttacttaatattgaaatagatacaTTGTTAAGTAGTAGATACATTGTTAAATTTTCCTAATTTGATCATCGCTTACTTTTATTCTAGAAATTACTTCTGCTGTTGAGCTTGTCGGCTGTGTCGTTGGGCCAGCGGCTCTCTGACGGTGAAAGCTCAAGGAGTTCAGGAGGTTACGGTATCTACCGTCCcggttataataattacccCGGCTACGGTGGTTACCCTGGATATGGAGGTTACCCCGGTCAATATCCAGGTGCAGGGGGTAAAGATTCAAATTGCCTTATATTTCAATCTAAACAAATCGTTCcaacgaaaatatttaacactatAAATCACTATATCATTGCAATGGACGCTATATCTTCTTTCCATAGATCTATCTTTAAAATCCAGGAtcttctattaattattatctatctattaatttacaaaaaaaaatagtataaatatgtagtgcaataaatagttttattagataaaatttacattaaattgattttcagCTTTATTTCTTTATCGAAAAAAGTGATGAAAGTTacaaaaatgacataaaataaaattcttgatGTATAAGTATTTTGTATAACGGCAATACAACCGttgcaatttaatttcacaGGCGGTTATAACGGATATCCGGGAGGATATGGCGGTTCTGGACAGGGATATCCCGGTTATGGTGGTGTGTATTTATTTGACGGATAATACGAAACTAAtagcaaaatatttgttcacaAATCATCATGAGTTATGCGAATAGTAGAAATAACACAgagaattaattgttattacactatttaaaaacttttctacGTTTCACAATTAGCAGTAGttctctttatattattacacgTAAAAAGtatgtgatttttattcaatggAACCATTTGGAAGactttttgtatttagaaAGATATATGTTAAATCCATCTTTGTTTCGTCGCAtttaacgtttaaaaatataactaaattataattaattaattaaaattagaacttaatatttaatatttatttaacattacagtaattctaataataatagaaatatgtcttaaatactgttaatgatatatgtatgtaaacattatatatattagtttagttcttaagaaaaaatgttatctttcttattaatttagaaagaaattaaatatagaaaccTCTAAATAACGTCTTCAATCGTCgctaaaaatttctttataaaattcattttattatgtattcaaTAAAGCAATGTGATGTCTAAAAAGTTTATTGCAATGCAATGTTTTTGACAATGATACtattgattgtatttttttatatttctaggAGGATATAACGGCTATCCGGGTTATGGTGGATACGGGCAAGGATATCCGGGTTACGGGGGTATgacatttaaacataaatatctttttaaatatcacacaTATATATCGTGTTAAGTGATAATTACccactttttaattatgacataTCTTCATTTCATTCGTTTTTCCGTAGAATTTGGGTTCATACGAAAAATACTGAAATGTGTAAATTGGTATGTTTCTTTTGTCTTCTATTGCAAAAACTGAAcacttataaatacataaatacaaactTGAAAAGACTTGAGTCTGTCAGAACTAATGTCAATTCATTCTTTGAACGTACTCCAAAGGCAGCCCGAGTaggttcatttcaaatttggggttagagagaggagcttggacggtggaggtaaGCGTTTAACGCACGTTAGATTGGggtcccttaaacctacacctgggtcagAAGTCCCAGGCACTACTGAAGCTCCTCTTCCTGTATGGGATTGACCCGGCaaccgcacggtgaatccaagGAAGGCTAAGAAGTTTCGTCACATTACAACGcagtaaaaatatctttttcatGTTGTAATATCTAGtgtagatattaaaatgttttcatttcaacTGTGAGTCCAAAGGCACAATAAATCTTCTGTCACCTCAGGTTACCGTCCTAGCAGACCCGGCTACCCGGGATTCTCTGGTTACTCCGGCTACCAGCCCGGGTACAACAGACCCGGTTACGCGGGTAACATTTTCGGCGGCTTCGGAGATAGTTTCGGTGATTTCTCATTGGGACGCAGAGCGAGTGAAGTGAAAAGGAACAGCGGATCACAATCATAGATATAGAATGTTTGTACTAATAGTGTTTTTATAGTAAGagctttaatatttgtaaatgataaagaaataaaactcattaagataataataatttatttacacatcAACATATGAATCAACCGCTGAACCAATCTGAAGTCATCGAGTTAAAGAACGAGGCGGCCCCGGACCTGGCGTTCGCGAAGTTTATTGGTAGCGACGCActcattatattatctgttacaTCGGGTTTCGTCTTGCTCGGACTGGCCGAAGGTTTCTTCTTGGCCTTTAACACAAAAatgttcaattaataataaaatacaaaaaaaaaatctttctaaGAAAACTCGGATAATAAACAGCAAATAAAGAAAcgtattaagatatttttcttatagaaaatgcattaaaaatatatttaattaatttacatagacAATACACTGTCATTACACTTATATTGTGACTTTGACACTTAATATACGTCAATCCGTGAACATTCCTCAATGTGTCTGTCAGTGTCAAACAATAACTTCTCTATACTATTATTAGATTTGagataatcaattaattatgttcTAGTACTGGCTGTTTCTAtgcatgtattatattatagtgatattaataattatttacgcaCATTTAAGTAAGACTGCAAATCTATTAGTAGGGAGTTTGCGTTAGAAAAATGACAGTTTTGAATGAATTACGTCGAAACTTTACGTGTTTAGTTTGATGTGAACTCGTACATGGTACTGGATATCGTTAGTTATGTGAATAATGGTATATATGCGTATAATTATACCGGGActcaaatattacattttgacAATAATAAGGGCTAAAAGGGCTAAGTCACACAAATCAACAGCAACAAGCTAACTCCGTATTTACCGTGAGTTTTACTATCGTTGAAACACATTGTAGACTTTTTCTGCGTAATAAAgtgaatgaatatttaatgattacgtaaattaacttttaagaaAAAGTAGTATAGTCACTttagttataagtaaaaacacatacattcaCACAAAACTGCCTAAACAAgtagtaaattgtttttaccctaccgaaataaaacattatatatataaatggcaCTAACGTTAGAAgtgacataaattttaataaacttatcaaaattataataattaagcagttgcttaagaaaaatattttcaaccaaattaatttcttttcaaaatatcaaCTCTTTGTAGCGATGAACGAATGAATcgaaatgattaaaatttaataactactAACTAACGACTATCCATACTAATCTGATATGACGGCATAATTGCGGGCACGTAATGTGGCAGGGCACGATAGATGCGCAGAATGCGACTTTAGATGCCATAGATATGATTGAGGGCGCGGCATACGGCACAATTTCGTTCGCTCCCGAGTACACTTGCGAGTAATTAAATTGGACCGATTGTTTTTGTTACtgttacttttttgtttttga is a window from the Danaus plexippus chromosome 19, MEX_DaPlex, whole genome shotgun sequence genome containing:
- the LOC116767942 gene encoding prisilkin-39-like isoform X1; this encodes MFSVKLLLLLSLSAVSLGQRLSDGESSRSSGGYGIYRPGYNNYPGYGGYPGYGGYPGQYPGAGGGYNGYPGGYGGSGQGYPGYGGGYNGYPGYGGYGQGYPGYGGYRPSRPGYPGFSGYSGYQPGYNRPGYAGNIFGGFGDSFGDFSLGRRASEVKRNSGSQS
- the LOC116767942 gene encoding prisilkin-39-like isoform X2 — protein: MFSVKLLLLLSLSAVSLGQRLSDGESSRSSGGYGIYRPGYNNYPGYGGYPGYGGYPGQYPGGYNGYPGGYGGSGQGYPGYGGGYNGYPGYGGYGQGYPGYGGYRPSRPGYPGFSGYSGYQPGYNRPGYAGNIFGGFGDSFGDFSLGRRASEVKRNSGSQS